A region of Streptomyces sp. NBC_01788 DNA encodes the following proteins:
- a CDS encoding MmyB family transcriptional regulator, with the protein MAHQAGGPRPAPRAVPVRSQAQAYLRDYTTFLEAVPFPSLVVDQAWDVVLTNSAFTSLFRGVGPHPTAMPGDNFLRFVLFHPDAGTVLGEHESRWCLPMLAHFAATVERSGHDHGLQSILEDIAEDPIMEAAYRQGLPHWIRAVGETAVVSDGAVRPLLHPDPRWGATECRIIEETPATLQELGYTRLTLVLREARRPAPARRATGRARRPAGHLSVVTAPEG; encoded by the coding sequence ATGGCACATCAGGCAGGAGGGCCGCGGCCGGCGCCGCGGGCCGTCCCCGTTCGTTCCCAGGCGCAGGCCTACCTGCGGGACTACACCACGTTCCTGGAGGCCGTCCCCTTCCCGTCCCTCGTCGTCGACCAGGCGTGGGACGTGGTCCTGACCAACAGCGCTTTCACGTCACTCTTCCGCGGTGTCGGCCCGCATCCGACGGCCATGCCGGGCGACAACTTCCTCCGGTTCGTCCTGTTCCACCCGGACGCGGGCACGGTCCTCGGTGAGCACGAGTCGCGCTGGTGCCTGCCGATGCTGGCGCACTTCGCCGCCACGGTGGAGCGCAGCGGCCACGACCACGGACTCCAGTCCATCCTCGAGGACATCGCCGAGGACCCCATCATGGAGGCCGCCTACCGGCAGGGGCTGCCGCACTGGATCCGCGCGGTCGGTGAGACGGCGGTCGTCTCGGACGGCGCGGTGCGTCCCCTGCTGCACCCCGACCCCCGCTGGGGCGCCACCGAGTGCCGCATCATCGAGGAGACCCCGGCGACCCTCCAGGAACTCGGCTACACCCGCCTCACACTGGTACTTCGCGAGGCCCGCCGTCCCGCGCCCGCCCGGCGCGCAACGGGACGGGCCCGCCGCCCGGCCGGCCACCTGAGCGTGGTCACGGCCCCGGAGGGCTGA
- a CDS encoding cache domain-containing protein, whose protein sequence is MSTSRAGAGAATATREVCAGERVAARVGRTLEAVFDAVAGIRAETAHLLARGASEGRSPVSADLAALRPGLHLRLGREELVSGAGFVAAPGLLADVPAWLEWWQCTARGDVRPLLLDLDPRQSAYSDYTHWDWFALPRDTGLRAVAGPYVDYLCSEEYSLTLSAPVQVAGRFAGVAAADVYLRHFEAAVLPLLRELPGPAHLVNARGRVAASADPAHLAGSLTRGPDFSAALDRGRPVTHAGKRLIPCRGVPLVLVITAS, encoded by the coding sequence ATGAGCACGAGCCGCGCGGGTGCCGGGGCGGCGACCGCGACGCGAGAGGTCTGCGCCGGGGAGCGCGTCGCCGCGCGGGTGGGCCGCACACTGGAGGCCGTCTTCGACGCGGTCGCCGGGATCCGCGCCGAGACGGCGCATCTGCTGGCGCGGGGGGCCTCCGAGGGCCGCTCGCCGGTGAGCGCCGACCTCGCCGCGCTGCGGCCGGGACTGCATCTGCGGCTGGGCCGCGAGGAGTTGGTGTCGGGGGCCGGATTCGTGGCCGCGCCGGGGCTGCTGGCCGACGTGCCGGCCTGGCTGGAGTGGTGGCAGTGCACCGCGCGGGGGGACGTACGGCCGCTGCTGCTCGACCTGGATCCGCGGCAGTCGGCGTACTCGGACTACACCCACTGGGACTGGTTCGCCCTGCCCCGTGACACCGGGCTGCGGGCCGTGGCCGGGCCCTACGTGGACTACTTGTGCTCCGAGGAGTACAGCCTGACCCTGTCCGCGCCGGTCCAGGTGGCGGGCCGGTTCGCCGGGGTGGCCGCGGCGGACGTGTATCTACGGCACTTCGAGGCGGCCGTGCTGCCCCTGCTGCGCGAGCTGCCCGGCCCCGCCCATCTGGTGAACGCCCGCGGCCGCGTGGCGGCCTCCGCCGACCCGGCCCATCTGGCCGGCTCCCTGACCAGGGGGCCGGACTTCTCCGCGGCGCTGGACCGGGGCCGCCCCGTGACCCACGCCGGGAAGCGGCTGATTCCGTGCCGGGGCGTACCGCTGGTCCTGGTGATCACGGCCTCGTGA
- a CDS encoding FadR/GntR family transcriptional regulator yields MDAGEAGARRVVFAPVESRARVDAVVRRIGDAIELGLLAEGEQLPGESELAGQLGVSTVTLREALMALRQQGLVVTRRGRGGGSFVSLPELPDEERLKSRLRGWSTEELRDLSDHWAALSGAAAALAADRTEPGDLGGLLCTAAELAGAADAAARSRVYGRFHVELAAAAQSARLTREQIALQTEVGALLCLVLGDDEYREEVADRLRAVVSAVQDGARDPARTLAERCVQESAARLIAVRLGL; encoded by the coding sequence GTGGACGCGGGTGAGGCCGGTGCCCGCAGAGTCGTCTTCGCGCCGGTGGAGAGCCGGGCACGGGTGGACGCGGTGGTGCGCAGGATCGGCGACGCCATCGAACTCGGGCTCCTCGCGGAGGGGGAACAGCTGCCCGGTGAGAGCGAACTGGCCGGGCAGCTCGGCGTGTCCACGGTGACCCTGCGGGAGGCGCTGATGGCGCTGCGGCAGCAGGGCCTGGTCGTCACCCGGCGCGGGCGCGGCGGCGGCAGCTTCGTCTCCCTGCCCGAACTCCCGGACGAGGAACGGCTGAAGTCCCGGCTGCGCGGCTGGAGCACGGAGGAACTGCGCGACCTCAGCGACCACTGGGCCGCGCTGTCGGGGGCGGCGGCCGCACTCGCCGCCGATCGCACCGAACCCGGCGATCTCGGCGGACTGCTGTGCACCGCCGCGGAGTTGGCGGGGGCCGCGGACGCGGCGGCCCGCAGCCGGGTCTACGGCCGGTTCCATGTGGAGCTGGCGGCGGCCGCGCAGTCCGCCCGGCTCACCCGGGAGCAGATCGCACTCCAGACGGAGGTCGGCGCGCTGCTGTGCCTGGTGCTCGGCGACGACGAATATCGTGAAGAAGTCGCAGATCGTCTTCGCGCCGTCGTCTCCGCCGTGCAGGATGGGGCCCGTGATCCGGCCCGTACGCTCGCCGAGCGATGCGTCCAGGAGTCGGCGGCGCGACTCATCGCCGTGCGGCTGGGCCTCTGA
- a CDS encoding ABC transporter ATP-binding protein, with translation MEGVAVRLQGLRRTFGETAAVAGVDLEIRDGEFFSMLGPSGSGKTTVLRLIAGFESPDAGRVELAGQEVTGLAPFERDVHTVFQDYALFPHMTVEQNVAYALKIRKVPKAERLARARKALAEVRLDGYGGRRPAELSGGQRQRVALARALVGRPRVLLLDEPLGALDLKLREQMQVELKALQREVGITFVFVTHDQEEALTMSDRIAVFHQGRIEQVGTPAEIYERPATPFVASFVGTSNLLEGESAQRILGVPGTHSVRPEKIRVLKESADADEPGQAIVTGTVAEVVYLGDSTRFLVDLDTGGRLTALQQNLETSAEDVAAYRGTRVRLAWHRRHAVQVPDAR, from the coding sequence ATGGAGGGAGTTGCCGTCCGGCTGCAGGGCCTGCGCAGGACGTTCGGGGAGACGGCCGCCGTGGCCGGGGTCGACCTGGAGATCCGGGACGGGGAATTCTTCTCGATGCTCGGCCCCTCCGGCTCGGGCAAGACCACCGTCCTGCGCCTGATCGCCGGCTTCGAGTCCCCCGACGCGGGCCGCGTGGAGCTCGCCGGGCAGGAGGTCACCGGCCTCGCCCCCTTCGAACGGGACGTCCACACCGTCTTCCAGGACTACGCCCTCTTCCCCCACATGACCGTCGAGCAGAACGTCGCCTACGCCCTGAAGATTCGCAAAGTGCCCAAGGCGGAACGCCTCGCCCGCGCCCGCAAGGCCCTCGCCGAGGTGCGTCTCGACGGCTACGGCGGACGGCGCCCGGCCGAACTCTCCGGCGGCCAACGCCAGCGCGTCGCCCTCGCCCGCGCCCTGGTCGGCCGCCCCCGCGTCCTGCTGCTCGACGAACCGCTCGGTGCCCTCGACCTCAAGCTGCGCGAGCAGATGCAGGTCGAACTCAAGGCGCTCCAGCGCGAGGTCGGCATCACCTTCGTGTTCGTCACCCACGACCAGGAGGAGGCCCTGACGATGAGCGACCGCATCGCCGTCTTCCACCAGGGCCGCATCGAACAGGTCGGCACCCCCGCCGAGATCTACGAACGCCCGGCGACCCCGTTCGTCGCCTCCTTCGTCGGCACCTCCAACCTGCTGGAGGGCGAGTCGGCCCAGCGGATCCTCGGCGTCCCCGGAACCCACAGCGTCCGGCCCGAGAAGATCCGCGTCCTGAAGGAGTCCGCCGACGCCGACGAACCCGGGCAGGCGATCGTCACCGGCACCGTCGCCGAGGTCGTCTACCTGGGCGACTCCACCCGCTTCCTGGTCGACCTCGACACCGGCGGTCGCCTGACCGCGCTCCAGCAGAACCTGGAGACCTCCGCCGAGGACGTCGCCGCCTACCGCGGCACCCGGGTTCGGCTGGCATGGCACCGCCGCCACGCCGTCCAGGTCCCCGACGCCCGCTGA